A stretch of Andreesenia angusta DNA encodes these proteins:
- the atpF gene encoding F0F1 ATP synthase subunit B yields the protein MDFQVNILPDPINLGLQLVATLIIFLVLRAKVTEPLKAMLEKRASGIEKDIKVAKDQKAEAEDLKTKYEISLEKAKEEGREIVESAKKRGDQLKEEIISEARAEASVERNRAKNEIEREKEKALDSLKSEVASMAMLVANKVVNKNLDESTHKDMIDNFINEVGETKWQS from the coding sequence ATGGATTTTCAAGTTAACATACTACCTGATCCAATTAATCTCGGACTTCAGCTTGTAGCGACTCTTATAATATTCTTGGTACTCAGGGCAAAAGTAACTGAACCTCTTAAGGCGATGCTCGAGAAGAGAGCTAGCGGTATAGAGAAAGATATAAAGGTTGCTAAAGATCAAAAGGCAGAAGCTGAAGATCTTAAGACTAAGTATGAAATAAGCTTAGAAAAGGCTAAAGAAGAAGGTAGAGAAATAGTTGAATCTGCTAAGAAAAGAGGAGATCAGCTTAAGGAAGAGATCATTTCTGAGGCTAGGGCGGAAGCCAGTGTTGAAAGAAATAGAGCTAAGAATGAAATAGAGAGAGAAAAAGAGAAAGCGCTTGACTCTCTTAAATCAGAAGTTGCGAGCATGGCAATGCTAGTTGCAAATAAAGTAGTAAACAAGAACCTAGATGAGTCAACCCACAAAGACATGATAGATAATTTTATCAATGAGGTAGGGGAAACGAAATGGCAAAGCTAG
- the atpE gene encoding ATP synthase F0 subunit C, giving the protein MQGISSEAFVLGMSAVGAGLALIAGIGPGIGQGYAAGAAAAAVGRQPEAKADIVQTMILGQAIAESTGIYGLVVGIILLFVRPLMSAL; this is encoded by the coding sequence TGAAGCTTTTGTATTAGGAATGTCAGCAGTAGGAGCAGGATTAGCACTAATAGCAGGTATAGGACCTGGAATTGGACAGGGATATGCAGCAGGTGCAGCAGCAGCAGCAGTTGGAAGACAGCCAGAAGCTAAGGCAGACATAGTTCAGACTATGATCCTTGGACAGGCGATTGCCGAGTCAACTGGTATCTACGGACTAGTTGTAGGTATAATACTACTATTCGTTAGACCACTAATGTCAGCACTTTAG
- a CDS encoding F0F1 ATP synthase subunit delta yields MAKLVAKRYAEALFEVAAESQNLEQVKEEIQFVAEVFESNPELNTIFTHPRLSKSEKKSMLEELFKGKVSEPVLNLCYITVDKGREGYLLEISEEYTVLSNAEQGIVEAVALTAVPMSEEELSTLEAKLSEKFNKRIQLSNQVDESVIGGVLLKVGDKVIDGSLKGRLDSIERELKNIKVTVE; encoded by the coding sequence ATGGCAAAGCTAGTTGCAAAGAGATATGCTGAGGCCCTGTTCGAGGTTGCAGCTGAATCTCAAAACTTAGAGCAGGTGAAAGAAGAAATTCAATTTGTAGCAGAGGTATTTGAATCTAACCCTGAGCTAAACACTATATTCACGCATCCTAGACTTTCTAAAAGCGAGAAGAAAAGCATGCTTGAGGAACTCTTCAAAGGAAAAGTTTCAGAACCAGTCCTGAACCTTTGCTATATAACAGTAGACAAGGGAAGAGAAGGATACCTGCTGGAGATAAGCGAGGAGTACACAGTGCTTTCAAACGCTGAGCAGGGAATAGTTGAAGCTGTGGCGCTGACTGCAGTGCCTATGTCAGAAGAGGAACTAAGCACACTAGAGGCAAAGCTTTCCGAGAAATTCAATAAAAGAATTCAGCTTTCAAACCAAGTGGATGAAAGCGTAATCGGAGGAGTTCTGCTTAAAGTAGGCGATAAAGTCATAGATGGAAGCTTGAAGGGTAGACTTGACAGTATCGAAAGAGAACTTAAGAATATAAAAGTAACTGTAGAATAG